A window from Deltaproteobacteria bacterium encodes these proteins:
- a CDS encoding PIG-L family deacetylase: MKRKMLFLLAHPDDETFGPGGTIAKYSAEGVAVYLAVATKGQAGMAGDPPLTDREHLGEVRAAELMCAAGVLGIRKVAFLGFEDGRLVQTPLDCLVEKCVEQIRRVRPHVVVGFGPEGVSRHPDHMAMSRAAAEAFDAAADPSRFPGQLVNGVTAWASAKLYRIEVEREILEHWNVPFAGVPRKEITTVVDTSSYVDTKIEAFGCHRTQSKDSARILAREGYREFARRETFVLAKSRLPRVNLPEIDMFDGIPDEPR; the protein is encoded by the coding sequence TTGAAACGAAAGATGCTCTTCCTGCTGGCCCATCCCGACGATGAAACATTCGGGCCGGGAGGCACCATCGCGAAATATTCGGCCGAGGGGGTTGCCGTATATCTTGCGGTGGCCACGAAGGGGCAGGCGGGAATGGCGGGGGATCCTCCTCTCACCGACAGGGAGCACCTGGGAGAAGTACGCGCCGCGGAGCTGATGTGCGCAGCAGGGGTTCTCGGAATACGGAAAGTCGCTTTCCTGGGCTTCGAGGATGGGCGGCTCGTCCAAACACCACTGGACTGCCTCGTGGAGAAATGCGTCGAGCAGATACGCCGGGTGCGGCCCCATGTGGTCGTCGGTTTCGGTCCGGAAGGCGTGTCCCGCCATCCCGACCACATGGCGATGTCGCGGGCGGCGGCGGAGGCGTTCGATGCGGCGGCGGACCCTTCGCGGTTTCCCGGACAGCTCGTGAACGGAGTTACTGCGTGGGCGTCCGCGAAGTTGTACCGGATCGAGGTCGAAAGGGAGATATTGGAACATTGGAACGTACCGTTCGCGGGCGTTCCGCGGAAAGAGATCACCACCGTCGTCGACACTTCGTCCTATGTAGATACGAAAATCGAAGCGTTCGGATGCCACCGAACCCAGTCGAAGGATTCCGCGAGGATTCTTGCCCGGGAGGGATACCGCGAGTTCGCGCGCAGGGAAACATTCGTGCTCGCGAAGTCCCGTCTTCCTCGCGTGAACCTGCCGGAAATCGACATGTTCGACGGGATACCGGACGAGCCCCGGTGA